The proteins below are encoded in one region of Arenibacter algicola:
- a CDS encoding c-type cytochrome has product MKKVPYRNLISKVLGVSLVVVLLLSNSLLAQESAAAPSGEGDAVKGKQLFNQNCAACHALNKKMTGPALAGVTEKYDKEWLYQWVKNSPAMIKAGDADALKIYNEYNQAAMTPFPLLSNQDIDDILAYTDAPPVVAAAPVAVVEGAQGGGASSGISNEIILGALALVFALLVMMLVLVNKTLRRIAEANGVVLEKELAEKRLPIWKAFAQNQFLVLVFSIFLLLSAAYFAYGWMMQVGVDQGYAPIQPIHYSHKIHAGDNAIECKYCHSSARVSKTSGIPSLNVCMNCHKSIYEYKGNPEGPSQEDLANGYTNEFYTGEIKKLYKAVGWDEENQKYTGESKPVEWVRIHNLPDFAYFNHSQHVSVAGIECQTCHGPVEEMEIMYQYSPLTMGWCINCHRETNVKVEGNEYYEKIHAELSQKYGVDKLTAAQMGGLECGKCHY; this is encoded by the coding sequence ATGAAAAAGGTTCCATACCGCAATCTAATTTCTAAAGTTTTAGGTGTCAGTCTGGTAGTAGTATTACTGCTTTCAAATTCCCTTCTTGCGCAAGAATCTGCAGCGGCCCCATCGGGTGAAGGTGATGCTGTTAAGGGTAAACAGTTGTTTAACCAGAATTGTGCCGCGTGTCACGCTTTGAACAAAAAGATGACCGGTCCGGCTTTGGCAGGGGTCACTGAAAAGTATGATAAGGAGTGGCTTTATCAGTGGGTAAAGAACAGTCCTGCAATGATCAAAGCTGGGGATGCCGACGCCTTGAAAATTTACAACGAGTACAATCAGGCGGCAATGACACCTTTCCCGTTATTGTCCAATCAGGATATTGATGATATCCTTGCCTATACCGATGCTCCTCCGGTAGTAGCTGCTGCTCCTGTTGCAGTTGTGGAAGGTGCACAAGGTGGTGGAGCTTCCTCCGGTATCTCCAATGAGATTATATTGGGTGCGCTGGCCTTGGTTTTTGCTCTCTTGGTGATGATGTTGGTTTTGGTGAACAAAACCTTAAGACGTATTGCGGAGGCCAACGGAGTTGTTTTGGAAAAGGAGTTGGCGGAGAAAAGGTTGCCAATTTGGAAGGCTTTCGCCCAAAATCAATTTTTGGTTCTAGTGTTTTCTATTTTCCTTTTGTTGAGTGCTGCTTATTTTGCATATGGTTGGATGATGCAGGTTGGTGTGGATCAAGGATACGCCCCTATTCAGCCTATTCACTATTCCCATAAAATTCACGCTGGAGATAATGCCATAGAGTGTAAATATTGTCACTCTTCTGCCAGGGTTTCCAAAACTTCTGGAATACCATCCCTGAATGTTTGTATGAACTGTCATAAGTCTATTTATGAATATAAAGGAAATCCAGAAGGTCCAAGTCAAGAAGATTTGGCAAATGGTTATACCAATGAATTCTATACTGGTGAAATCAAGAAATTGTACAAGGCAGTAGGATGGGATGAAGAAAATCAAAAATATACTGGAGAATCCAAGCCTGTAGAATGGGTGAGAATCCATAATCTTCCTGATTTTGCTTACTTCAATCACTCCCAGCACGTTTCTGTTGCAGGAATTGAGTGTCAGACATGTCATGGTCCTGTTGAGGAAATGGAAATTATGTATCAGTACTCCCCACTGACCATGGGATGGTGTATAAACTGTCACCGTGAAACCAATGTTAAGGTGGAGGGTAATGAGTATTATGAAAAGATTCATGCTGAGCTTTCCCAAAAATATGGGGTAGATAAACTTACGGCCGCTCAGATGGGTGGATTGGAATGCGGTAAGTGTCACTATTAA